The nucleotide sequence aacaagagggaagtaatattgctgattatttacataacataaaggttatcatcgataacttggccttggtaggtcattccctcagtaatgaagaagttactgttcatatcatcaatggcctcggagacgagtacaagaaattggcagcagcaatacgGGCACGTGATTCACCAATCACATTTGAAGAACTTTCTCCCTGAtcatatcttccatatgtcatcatcatctacctctgatgctcccATTACTGTTCCCGCAGGGAACCATAGTACCTTCCCACATATGTcattataaggataaagcaaaaagTCACACAtcaagtagtatcatgtgaagtctatttatacatagtgaaagaggatatttctttaactgagcagagagatttcctcatgcagttgaggaaacctcatctgctatgcagttgagaatatctctcttttatcagagaaaatctctctgttatcaactTGAACTCAGTCATCCTAACTTTTGTGCACTATACATTCTTCCCGACTCGTTTGTCGTCGTGGTACCTCTTACATGAAAGGTTGGTCATTCATCTGAATGCTAATCTTGAATACTTGCTCttttgagcgactcctttccctactgtcacgaacggtcgtcgcacacccacaacaacttcgtgcaacgaaccgttcgtcacttttgcatgcttgtacagagatatgacagcatgttttaccttggttttgtgtgtttttgcttagaaAATATAAGCAACGATAGTTCACAGCACTGTAGTACGATCGCTCGTCGCGCCAAGCTGAACTGTcccaaaatggctctgttttcaTACAGCTTGTTTTCTGCACGTTGTTACTGCACGCAAAATGTCAGccttctcagcaccctggaaccctcccgggtggcatagggctggatggggcttcggtatattgtcgggcatcgaaaaatcttcacaagttcgcacattaacttaacaggaacttgccttcgcgcccggtgagtagttgtttgtggacttgcaactagtagtccttgttttctcattcctctcttttttctcttgcactcaaggtgcttgctgaattgtttgtaaagcttccATCTTCGCGAGACGTCAAGACTTATCCATtgctcattttcaatctaatcgACTTTtcgttttacaagtccttcgggacctgtacaaggttgcaactaggctgaacatTTGCAgatgcatatgtcgcaagggcacctaatgacttaggcaatctcagctaagtccgaggagttggcgcaagggtgctttacgacttaggcaacttcagctaagcttgtgactttgccgcaagggtaccTCACAACTTAGACAATTTCAACTAAGCCCGTGACACTACGTCTCAGTGCTTATTTTCCTCAAGCGGTCGCGTGTGCCAACTGCcatcaacgtagccccgctaggtctccTACATTTGTAAGTTAAGTGTTTCTATGTttatcccactctgataccatcagtCATGGACTTAACTGATTTTACTTAAATCGTACAACAAACTTATGTATCCGTTTGCAAGagatcaacctccccgaaacctcttatgaTTCTTTAAGGATATGcaaaagagaagatgagttaGAGGAAACATTTAACTCGAAATCCCACAAACAATCATTTCAATAAATACTTGAGAGACAAAAGATGCAAAGTGATTTGCCATGATAAAAAAATCCCCATAAGTACTCATATGACACTACCGTAGAACAAAACAATGAACCAACCCTAGATACTACCCCCAGATATCCATTCAACCATATGTCACCCGAATAACCAGATATCCATTCAACCATATGCCACCCGAATAACTCTTGGGCTTGTGCTGATGGACACTTTGTAGAGCttaaatactttcaaaataagtcTGGATAATTTATTTCTAAACAGTTTTATCTCTATATGAAATAATTATAAAAGTCAACCAATTATAAAAGCCTACTACAAGTCCTCTTTATATCATATAAAGCATGAAGAATGACAAGATTATATTTACAACTTTACCAGTGACAAGATCATGCTCCATATCATTGTATTGACTTAATAATTAAACACTATGAACTCTTTCAATTTATGTAGGATGAACTATATGGGTCTTTTCACGACTTGCAATATTCCAACTATCTAAGATCAGCAAACAAATGGAGAAAGATATCAATTCTATCAGAACTGCATAGTGTAGGCACCAAAATTACATGCATCGCATCATTCCTCATGCGACTCATCAACAACAGCTTTCCACCAAATTActatatatttctgcataaagTATGTCATCTGTGATCTTTTGATTCAGTATTGCATGAACCAAAATGCTTTTTGCCTGAGGCTTCCAAGTAGATAAATGAAGCTATTTCTTGAGCAATATCACTAGTTCACCAACAGTGGTTCATACAACTTCCACACCTGGTTAGTAATCAAACTATCACAATGTGAGATAGCACCGCAGTTAGTTCACCAAACAACAATCAGGAAACCACCTCGGAACATTAGCCAACAGTTTATTCACCTTAACCCTCTTTACATTTGAACACATTCCATCAGTATTTCACCTGGACATAGATGAATCACTGGGCCGTTTCCCCTCCATGGCATCCTTCTTCCTCCGGCAGTCAACGCAAAGATATGGACCCTCCTGTTGCTTCGATGGTGGGGAGAAGAGATCACCTGAATTAACGAATAAATCATCATCTGGAACTTGGTCAGTTTGGCAGATTGCGCATCTTAGAAGCCCTGTGTTCTCCCTTGATGAGAAACTTTTTCCCAGCCTGCATTCCCCTTGTCACAGTTAGATTGTTTTCTATGAGAAAATTTTCAACtataatgaaagaagaaaaaatgtaaACATGTGTGGGCATGTCAGTGATGGTAATACTGGTTGAACCTCCAACCTTATGGTTGAATAATCTTATCACTCAGGAAAGGGACCATCAGTTCTTGTTAAGACGAAACGAGCAAAAAGGATTAAAATTCATAAGGCTATAGATGTTCATAGCAAACTAGGATCCATCCATACTTGTACATCTTCGAACACATCAGTGTATTGCAAAGATCTAGGTATCACCCATCACCAACAGTTACACTCGGCAGGCAATGCAGAAAGAATTTTCATGTTCTTACAATCATAACCAGTGTATTGTATAGCAAATGAATTCAAAGCCAAATAACTTGGGATGTTTGATTCCGAGGAAGTGGTACCATGGGAAGTGCGGTTCCTAAGTCAAGTGCACACTTAACATGTTTCAAATGAAGTTGCACCAGGATTTGAGGAAGTCAAATCCTGAGAGGGCAAAAGGGCAGATTTGACTTCCAAGATAGTGGGGAGTTGCCTACAACAACTTCTGAGAAGTGAAGGCAGTGAAATTTTAACCCTTACTACACTTCCCTGCAACTGTAGCACAGCCTTAGCTAACGGAAAAAAAGAATATGAACCACACCTAGAAGCAAACAGAACTAAGACGTTGAAAGATCATGCATGATCTGTTATGAATCATAACGGTTGATCAATCCCTCCTCtacatcaaaattttcatgtCTGCTCAGTTTCACAAACACAAGGAACTTCATATCATATCAAGGCCCTTGACATATGTGGCAACCATCCATCACCATATGAAATAGCAACACATAAGACAATTGGACTTTCGGTCTTATGTTAAAGTTAGATGTCTATATCAAGAAATCAAAGGCTTAAAATAATGAAGAATGTTGGATTCACATCTTTCACTTCTTATCTTATTCTATTTTAGCTTAACTAATTATCAAAATATGTAGAGTAGCCATGGTTACAGCTCACGTATAACCAAAGAACTCCAAATAACAGCTGATAATCAACCTCCTTGTAGTCTTTAGACTAACAAAACTTCTGTAGATTGGTCCCAAAACATCTGTTCATATTCCCAGTCTTTTTGAAATGATTATTCCATCTACCTTCTTACAGAATCCAGTTGACCTGCAGAGTAGAAGAAGCTTCTTCATAGGCCAGATTCTCCCTATCTGTTGTTCAATTTAGATCCATCAACATGAATACAATGCCAAGAAGTTTACGAACTTCTCAAATTTCATAATTACAAATGGACTTAAATAATAGCTTGATTCCAGAACACTTCTGGAAATTGAaccagtgcatatatatatatatatatatatatatatatatatatatatatatatatatatatatatatatattctatgctTCACCTTTTCacagatactatattgtttacagATTACAATTTCAGTATTCACTTTGTACTTCTATTCTAATTGTTTCTTGGCCAGTTTCTACAGAGAAAAGACTGAAACCTATCTTTTTTATCACTAACAATCATTGAGGTGATCAAGGCATTCTACAGAAAATTTGCAGCAAAGTGAAACTGCATTCGAGATGAGCATTGTGTCTTTACATCCTCAAATCCTGAAGGTTGTCATTAACTAAAACCTTAAGCCATAACTAGGATTTATAATGCCCACTTcaagaatcatttgccaaatattcCTATGACATTAAGGCACCATCTATGGTGCCTGTAAAAGACCAGATAAATATTTACCAATTGATCATAGTTGATAGATGGTTACACATCATTAGAGATGCTGTGTTATTTCACAATACTCCAAGGGACATAATGGATCATACTATCATTTCTAGACTGTAATAGAACTATCCTTGTATCCATTGTAAATCTATCCTACTTGTTCCATCTGATGGTGTTCGAGAGGTCTTTACCTGAATCTTCAGATTTATTCTCCACCCTAGCCTCTAATATAACCAAGTTCTCCACAAAGACCTTGGTTTGGGATATTGAGATAATAAAAGGGTTAACCAAAATTAAACACTCATTTCTCATATTTACCAAATAAGTTATACAAAATGGGCACTCAAAGGATTAAAATATCAGTGTAGTATTGATATTGGTCAATGATCAGACTGGTGTGGTACTGTTACCAGTTAGCATATGACACTCGGTACAAGTTGGTATGTAGTCAGACTCAAggttaatcattaaaatataatgattaaaatatcaAACCTATACCAGCCAACACCTTAGAATGGCAAAGCATGCTCAAGGTTAACCTTGTGAACCATGCGAACGCAAGCTGGCTAGCACTAGGTTTAAGGATCAGTGACATCCTTTCTAGTAACTCACTTTCCGCCTCCAGCAGCCAAACATACAATCCAACAGATTGAGTGGTAATCACATTGCATTGGCATGCAAGAACACCATCTCCACCAGGCGATGCATCAATTGCCGCCTCAAGTTCAAGGTTCTCAAGCGTCACTACCATTGGATGCTCAGCAGACACCTGTGCACCCCCCATTACCTGCTTCGGGTAAATAAATAGCACACCATGGAGTGAGGTGTGTTGATGCAACATGTGACAAAGTGCCAAGCTAACCAAATTGCAACATGGTAACATGCGACACTTAGGAGTCTTCTTACTGTAACTTGCGCTAGGTGAATGCACCCCTTTTACATCAACAATATCATCAATTTAAGTCTCTCACTTGAGTTTGTACAATCAAATTATAGGTGTTTAGTCTAAATGACAAAGATCACAGCATTTCTTGGTCTGAGACATCTCAGAAAAGCCTTTTGACATTTTTGAGGTGTGTGCATATAGCTTTCTCTTAGGATTGTTGGATGAGAATATACTATATGCAAATTTGAGATGTAGCGTGTTAGCTATTGACAGAAATACCACTTGACTTAACCCAAATATATATCCAATTATATTAGTACAAAAAGTGTTACTCATGGACAACAAAGTGTCTGAGACCTTAAGGGTTTCATGACATTCCAGCAATGGTTCATATGATTGACCTCTGTGTGAACCTATGAACCAACTTGCAAAATCCTGAAGGCAAAAACATGCCATTTAACAATTCATGTTGGAGGGGAATTACTGTCCTCAAAATTCTACGGTTAGGGAATATATTACTTTCACATATTCATCTTTCATCTTGTTatagataacttgaaatcatatTCTTTTGCAGGGATCAGGTTAAATTAATTAACAATTGAAGATCTATCACCAATGAGTTATCGAGGTTAAGACAATAGTCCTATATCTCGGATATTTCAAGACAATAATCTACACTGCAATGGAATTTGCCAATTACATAACTGGAATTTTTTTCTAATTGATATGATTTCTGAGTTATTCTTGTTTTTTAATACTGTCAAAACTTTTCCTGTCTACTGGATATAAATTGGTCCCTCAATCTACTAGCatttcataaaagcataataGAATAACCTCTGGTTAAGAGACAGCATCTACACCTCAAGCATTGAAAGACAGCAATAACTCCTATGGTGGGTGGAGAACACAAAATTTACAATTTTACCTTTTTCTAGTTGACCTTAGACTCAACTGATCTACCTTCCAAcaaagaaattttttatttttcaataatttgTATTGAGCCCTATCTATTAGCATCAAATATTCCAATATCAGAATTACACACTTTGAATTGACTTAGCAATTAACGTACATACTAAATTGACGTAGCTGCATAACGTACCTAATTTAATTTGACTCAGTGGCATAGTTAAGGTACATATTTTGAATTGACTTAGCAGAAGCAATGTGAAAATACACATAAAATGGGAAGACTTCCATAGTTCCATCCTGAAAGCAACTAAGCATGACTTGAGGTAAAATAGTTTAGTATGTTTTATTTTAATAGGCACAATCACCATCCTTGTTCCATGAGAAATAGAGATTGAACGAATTATAAACCTTGAATCTAAATTTGAATTTGCAACATTACATAGACAAAAGCCTCTTCTTTTTACAAGTGCTGGTAAATGTGAAAAACTGAAAAAATGGGTGTTCTCATCCTTAATGCATAATTGATTAAACACACTAATGCATTTATCTTAGAAACCTTTCCAAGTAAAACAAGGGTAGGTGACAAGTTTAATAAATCGAGCATAAATTCAATCAAGGGTGTTGTATGAATAAACAACTATGCTAACTATAGGTACTAATGTCTGGTTAACTCAACCAAGATCTGATTGGTTCGAACCCAAAATTCTCGAGAAATCAATAATCATCAGGAGTTGGCAAAAGTATCAGCCAATGTAGAGGCTAGATCCATGACTCAAGAAACAGGGAACCATCCAGAACCAACTAGTGTTCACTGCTTTCAGCCAACTGAATAATTCTAGGTCAACTTTGACTAATTCATATAGGGCTTGTAATACCCAAGCTGGCTTGAGTCCATTGAACTGGACCAGTATCAAGCCGAGTCAGGGCTAAACCATCTGGCCATCGGGCCTCAACCGAGCCAGCTTAATTGAGTCCAATTAAGCTTTTTGAGCTTGATTCACCTTGACTGCGTAACTCTTTTCAACCCAAAAGAGTGGACCATAGATATATCATAATACATGTTCAAGAATTTATCTTGAGCCACAAGCAGAGCCCTCAAGGAGTTGCCCATTCATCACCTGAACCTCAAACCCTTGTATACCCTTTGTACCACATTTTCAGTACTGATTCTGGCCTGGTTTTGATCAAATTTCATCTGACCCAATTTGATCCACTGCCAATCTGGTTCTTGATTCCTCAAACATTGCTTATTGAAAAGTCAAAGAACCTAAGTTTAAAGGTAAATTTGCCTTCAAATTGATAAAAATCAAGACGTCTACAAATTAAAGAAACAATCTATAAGTTTAAGCAATAAGTTATGAATAAAAGTGATAAAGTTTTAGCAAATAATCTAATGATGGTAATAATATTTGACATGAAGCAATTTAGCAATAGAACACATTATTCATTTACCATCAAGTTCATGATGTAGATCAAAAAAGATATTTAGTCACATGGACCTATTTGAATGAACACATTTTTCCAGTTTGCCTAAAAAGTGATTATCAAATTGGTTTTCTAAATCTGACCCATCTTTCTTTTCCATTAACAAGCAgcaaattatgccttaatggAAAAAATCATAACTAATTGAACAAGAAGAATAATGGAGGACCATAGTTAGTAGCACTAGACAAATATTACCTTTCTTCCAGCATAGCTGACCCCTCCTCAAATAATTCCTCCACAGCGCCAACAGAAGAAAGTTTGTTAGGTTTGCCAGCAGCATTCTGTGGCTTCTTCCCAAAGAGTGATCTGAACTTGTTTTGCTGTTTTACTGGTGATGGTAGTGGGAGAGTGTGATCAGATGGAATTATATCAACAACTAGGCAAGTCGTGTCATCTTTCAAGCCACTTGTTCTCAATGCTTCCTAAACCAATTGATCATACATGAAGAACTCTAAATGAGCTAACTATAATCATAAGATGTAATGAGAAAGAAACTGACAAATTACAAACAGTGGCAAGTTATTTATGCTCATCATCACCTTAACAACGAGCTTTGCAGCAAGTTCCGCAGGAATTCCTCGGCAAGCTTTGGCTGCTAGCTCGGATGAAAGGGCATCCCATATGCCATCAGAAGCAATTATCAAACGTCCTCCAACACTTGAAAGCTGATCATCCGACAAGTTAAAACAAAGTCATTCAAATAACATCAAACACCGCAAATCACCAAGCTTGATGGCCCACACCTTGACTTGCTTCACATGAGGAATCGGGACAATGAACTCGCCCACATCTGTATCCCCGATTGACCTTGAAAGGCATAACCCACCCGGCCAACAGCGAAGCGGTCCAACCTAAGAAGCAGCATGCACATAAATCAGACAATGCAAACAAGACATTAGGATCATGTCATAGCCTTGAACATCAGATATTTTGGCAACCAATACCTCTTTTCCACCGCAAATATTAAGCCTTCCAACCTCTCCTCCACTGGCAGTCACACGTTCCCTCTCCTCAACATTCTCTTCCAGCCTATGATCAACCGTAAGCAATGAGACCACACCGTCTTGCGAATCCAGAATGCACCTCGAGTCACCCACAGATGCAACTGTGACAGTCCACCCATCGACGACAACCAGCGTCGCTGTCGTCCCAGAAGTCTCCCCTGCCAGAACAACAAAAGCtcagtttttcttcttttttttcttcggtCAAATGTACAAAGTCACCAGCAGCGCGTAAACTAAATTTTGCCTTTGCGCTGGAAATCGATGTCCGTCTTGACAAAACCAGCGACCAGTGCACGCGGAAGGGCTTCAAGCCATTCTTCCCTACCGATTCCCTGAGGGATCGCACTCATAACGTGCTCCAAAAGGTGCTCTTTTGCGAACACAGCAGCAGAAACACCATTGTGCCCGTCAAAGATCTGTACAGGAAGTGACATCAAACCAAAGGGAACATGAGGAGGAACAAAGGAAACTGAAACCGAATGGTGGATCAGGAGTACCGCGAAGACCGAGAAGGAGGAGGCAGCGTCGCCGGGGACCCGAAGGCAGTCGGGCCTGACAAGGAAGTAGTCCTCCCCTCTCTTGGCGAAGGCGGCGTGCCCGTACTTGATGGCGGGCTTCTCGGACTTGCCCCCGCGAAGCTCGCGGCCGATGAGGGTCGCCAGCGGGACCATGGGCGGTCGCATGCTCGGATCTCGAGGCCGCACCTCAGTAGCCATCGGTGGCGGACGTCGCGGTCCCCTAAAGAACCCTAATCCGTTCCCCTCGCCACAAATCACTCACCTAGCCCCCATTCCCGTCAATCTCCTCCCAAGAACCCACATTACCACCCTCTCATTCCGGTCCAAAGCAAGACTCCAAGCAGAAAAAAAATATCGAACTTTTGACTAAGAAAACCTTACCAAGAAGAACTGGTTTCGACGATCGGAAAGAGCAATGCGGACCATAAAAATTCGATCTCCGGGATCGAGAAAGGATGGGACTGGGATCAGAGGGACCGAGAAGAGCACGCCCAATTGGGCGAAGAAAACGAGAACGGGGGCAGACGATCAGGGAGTCTTTCACTGTAGGAacacaacagagagagagagagagagcgcggagATGGGGAATAAAAAGGagatctttttcctttttatcatgGAAAGATGGCTCTGAGGGGAAAGAAGGTGAGGAAAGAGGGGGAATGCATAGGATTGGGACCAAGGAAATTTTTATGTGGTGTTTTCCAGTTGTGCTGCCTATCCCCCACTACTCGCTGCCTAAACTAAAGCCTCTTGATTGGGTTGTGTAGCTGTAGTCCTCTGTGATGCTGCGTATGGAGAGGGAAGGAGGACCACACGGTCATAATGACTTGAGTGCCCCTCTGCCATGGATGAGACTTTTAAGCACGGGAGATCGGGCATGCTTCCTCCGCCTCAAATGGATTTGGAGGTCATGAAATCTTCTGCTAACAATGTCTCTACTTGATCTTTATTTGATCACCAAATGGTGCCGAATACGAACGCAGCTTCGATGAGTGGCGAGAAGGGGCAGATAAGGGAACGCAGCTCCGGGAGGGGCCCGCATGGGCCGTCGCCACCGCACGCGGTTTTGCCGCGTGATGGCCACCCGCGTGGGCCCGACGCTTCCCCCTGCGGTGCCGCGACCATGTGAGGCTGGGCCCCGCGCCGGTCATTGACCCTCCcccccgcccccgcccccgcACCCCGTCTCTCGTCGTCTCCATCAGCCGTGCCTTCGACGTCGACGCATGAAAAGGAGAGACAGAggcagaaagagaagaagaagaagaagaagagtgggATTGCAGCTGGCTGTCGTCGGCCTTCTTCCCTTCGCCACCGCGCATGGTCGAGGAATGATGTAGCTTTGCTTCTTCTCCCGCGGAGGTCGAGGAATCTACCGTAAACGTTTCCCGTCCTTCGTGTTATTGCGTGGCAGTGTATTCCATCATCCAAGCTACAGGAAGAAGACATGGGGGGACACAGACAGTATGCTTGAGCATGGGAGCATCTCAGCGCATAGCAGCTCCTGTGCAGAAGCGTGCAAACTAATTGGTAAATGTTCATGGTCCAACTCAGATCGGATCGATCGGTCAATTTGatcgaaaaaaaatcaaaatcaaaattaaaatgtTTAACCGATTCGATCGGTTCATTAATTAATGTGTTTCTCAATAATTATCAAAAGACCCATGAAATTTTGAATAAGGATGAGATCGGACTCATGTCGACTATGACCTCAGCACAAAGTTCCTCCTGTCAAAGGTAAAAGCTGAAATCATTAAGAGAATATAACATAAACAATTGTAATTATGATCCTGTGCTCAAAGAACTTGATGGGGAGATACACAAGAGATGATACAGTGCCTCTATAATTTTGCCTCGCTTTCCTCTACAAACATGACAGAAAGAATGCAACAAGAATCAAGTGAAGTAGAAGGAGAGAATCCAACACTCCTGCACTGGTTCTGAGACTTCCACCACAACAACAGCAGTACAAGCAACTGAGATTATTGCCACTCGTCACTAGAATGAGAAGGAGGCCCTCAATCTCTTATGTCATTCTGGAAAAGAAAGAACAAATCGCAAACCAAATTATCAACAGCAACCCTACTTTCTGTTGCCAGTTTTGCCACCTGATGCAATCCGTTTCCCGTCGTCGCCGTTAGCCTGCCTTCCCGTTCTCTTTGACCCGTTTGATGTTTTCTGGGAAGGAGATGGTATGTGTGTATAATTCGGAGTCCTGAATCGAAGGAAAGAAACAAAAACAGTTCAAATATTGTActgatcaagaaaacaaaaacaaggtATCTCATGTACACTGGCAACTGCATTGCATAAGATTAAATATCAAAGGAGTTGTATGTATATGTTTTGCTCAATTCTCATATGGTTGACATTTTATATCCCAAAACAAGATATTTTAAGTTTCATAAATAATTATCCAAGCATCAGATTTTTGCCATATGAAGAAGCAACACCTGGGCGAAAAGCATACTTGAAGAAGCAAAAAATTTGTCAAGGCTATAGCTATCCTAACAACTGTTTGATCTAAGCTCAAGCATTCAGGCATGACAACCCTACTCATAGATTCTGGAAAGGGACACCACCACCCGAGTCAAAAGTGACAAGCTGTAAGCAAATCAAATGCTATATCCAACAACAGCTGTAATCCTTTTGCATGTCATTGCGAGCTAGTTGGACTTGGTTATGGATGTAATTACAACATCAAAGATGCATCTGCTTTTTAGTGCATCACCAAATTCTACTATCTGGAAGTTAAAGACCATCTAGTATAAAGGTTTTGAAGTGTAATTCTTAAAATCTGATGGCTAACATGCAATAAAACTTAATATCACATTAAGTTTTTATGGCAGACAAAATGTCGGTATGAAGATTTACTTTTTTTCTGATGAAAAAAAGCATGTCTAATCATTAAAATTGTTGCAAATTGGACTGCTAACAAAAGTTTCCGCTCAACCTGGAAAGTTTTACCTAATTAATATGATTATCTTAATTGTTGCTGGTTCATTTCAAAAAATAATATGACCGAGACTGACCATCAGACTATCACTAGAGCAAAATCAATAAGAAATTATAGATCAAACGAAATATCCTGCAATTTAGGCACAATATATAACACTATATTCAGTGATATGCCAGAATATTTCCACAATTACTATGTACAACAGTAACAGAAGTAGTTTTTCATTTATATATCAATTGAAAAACTATTAACTTTTAGCATCTAAGATCAGAACTAAGGTGCGACATAACTCTGCAAAATAATTAGTTGTGAAGTTGTTCCGGAGATCTTTCATAGTATTGGGTTTCACAGTCAAATTAGGTAAACAAGCAAGAAAATCTCTTCACATGTGAAATTActtatatcaaatgaaagaagATCAAGGAATTTATTTACTTCAAGATTGTGTATTATATACTTAAAGTAAGATTGTGGCAAGTCAACTACCTTATATCGGAACTCTGTGTGAACTTTGGTTGAGGCTTCTTGATCCTAGACCCACTCTCATTACCTGTGCTATGAACATTTTGGAGACTGAATTGCCACAGCATATCTGCTTCAGAAGAATCACTTGTCGCA is from Musa acuminata AAA Group cultivar baxijiao chromosome BXJ3-8, Cavendish_Baxijiao_AAA, whole genome shotgun sequence and encodes:
- the LOC103993348 gene encoding probable protein phosphatase 2C 33, coding for MATEVRPRDPSMRPPMVPLATLIGRELRGGKSEKPAIKYGHAAFAKRGEDYFLVRPDCLRVPGDAASSFSVFAIFDGHNGVSAAVFAKEHLLEHVMSAIPQGIGREEWLEALPRALVAGFVKTDIDFQRKGETSGTTATLVVVDGWTVTVASVGDSRCILDSQDGVVSLLTVDHRLEENVEERERVTASGGEVGRLNICGGKEVGPLRCWPGGLCLSRSIGDTDVGEFIVPIPHVKQVKLSSVGGRLIIASDGIWDALSSELAAKACRGIPAELAAKLVVKEALRTSGLKDDTTCLVVDIIPSDHTLPLPSPVKQQNKFRSLFGKKPQNAAGKPNKLSSVGAVEELFEEGSAMLEERLGKSFSSRENTGLLRCAICQTDQVPDDDLFVNSGDLFSPPSKQQEGPYLCVDCRRKKDAMEGKRPSDSSMSR